The Chamaesiphon minutus PCC 6605 DNA window CTGCTCCTCTAGTGAATTTGCCCGCTTTGGAAGTTCAGCGATTAGAACAGCCCACAAGCAGCAACAAATCAGCTCTACGATTGCGATTGAAATCCCCCAGACAAGCCTCGATCGCTTACATCGATCTCACCACACAGGGCACGATCGCGCGAGCGGAGATCGATCGTAAACCGTTAGATCTCACCCCACTAACTCCCAAACAACGACAAGCCTTGAAGTTTATCTTTTTTGGATTGCCGCAAGAGGGAATCGAACTGAATTTAGAATTGACGAACTCTCAATCTGTGCAAATGAAGCTGGAGGACTACACTTGGGGCTTACCCGCGATTGCAGGATCGGCGATCGCCCCCCGTCCTGCGGATCTGATGCCTGCACCCGGACACCCAGATTACACGATCGTGCGAAAGCAATTGAGCATAGCTATTTAACGTTAGTGTTCGGATGCTGCTCACAAGTTTCTCAGCCGATTCTTATCTTCCATGCGATAAACTAAAAGCGGCATCAAATCACCACAGCATAGTCCAACGTCGTCTTAGTAGTGATGCGACCCCTTGCATTTTAATTCTAAAAGTTTTACCTTCGGACTCAGAGCAGTGGTTGACAACTACGGAAGCAGGCTTATTTATTGGTGGTGCTTGTTATTGGGAGTATCTACAAGGTGAACTCAGTCAAAATCAGCAATCAGTGCGAATTCGGATCGCCAGAGAGCAAGAATTTCGCCCAGAATCGTTGTTAATGTTAATGAGATCTGCCCGTGAATATACTATTAGTGGAGAATGGATATGTTAGAAATTAGTCCTCAATTACTCAGAGAAGCCAAATTATCAGTGAATGATATGGCAACTTATTTAACGGAACATGGTTGGCAGAAAGTGGCAAATCAAAACCCAAGGGTAA harbors:
- a CDS encoding DUF4365 domain-containing protein is translated as MLLTSFSADSYLPCDKLKAASNHHSIVQRRLSSDATPCILILKVLPSDSEQWLTTTEAGLFIGGACYWEYLQGELSQNQQSVRIRIAREQEFRPESLLMLMRSAREYTISGEWIC